Below is a window of Nocardioides sp. S-1144 DNA.
ACCGGACCGGACGGCGTGCGGCTGCTGCACGACGCCGCCGAGTCGGCCCACGTCGAGCGCGTGCTCGCGGACGCCGGCCCGTCGGCCGGTGAGGTGCGGCGCTTCGTGTGCGACGCCGACCTCGAGGACGAGCTGATCCGCGCGGTCGGGGTCCCGGCGGTGCTGGGGATCGTCGAGGCCCAGGGTGAGCGGACGGCGTACGACCGGATGGCTCAGCAGCCCGCCCAGCGCGACCGGACCGAGCACCAGCGGCTGCGGCGCTGGCTCGGCGCCCGCAGCGGCCACAAGCTCACCTACGCCGCCCTGCTCGCCGAGGCGGTGCCGCTGGACGCCGTCCCGGCCCCGCTGCGCGACCTGCTGACAGACCCCGACGCCGGCGCCGCGGCCGACCCGGGCTGACGTCGTCCGCGGGGCTCGCCACACGCGTCACACCGGACGGGCTGAACCTGAACCTGGGGGCCGGGATCCCGGCCCCCAAGTTCAGACTTCCCCGGTCGACCGGGGAAACCCCGGCCCCCGGGCTCAGCTCCAGGCCGCGACCTGGGCGCGGGTGGGGTGCCAGGGGTCGAGGCGCAGCCGCATGCCGGCCTCGGCGGGGGTGCGGTTGCCCTTGCGCTCGTTGCAGGAGCCGCAGGCGGCGACGGTGTTGAGCCAGGTCCAGGTGCCGCCGCGCGAGCGCGGGAGCAGGTGGTCGATGGTGTCGGCGCGGCCGTTGCAGTAGGCGCAGCGGTGCCGGTCGCGCGCCAGGACGCCGTGGCGGGTGTAGCCGGCGGGCCGGTAGAGCCACTTGGTGGCGACGTAGCGGACCAGCCGCAGCGCGCGCGGCCACTGGTAGGGACCGATCATCCGCTCGGGGTGCGCCTCGTGGACCACGGCGACCTCGCGGACCAGCATCTTGACCGCGTGCTTGAAGCTGACCCGGCCCAGCGGCTCGAAGGAGGCGTTGTAGAGCAGCACCGATCCGGTCAACGTGGTCATGGGCGCCGCACCCCCTTCTGCGTCGATCCTAATCTGCGACGGCGAGGTTCGGGGCGGGTGAACGAGGCGTTGTGGGGGCGTGAACTCCGCGGGGCGGTCGGCCCTCAGCGCGGCCGGCGCACCCGGGCCTCCAGGCGGCCGGTCCACCACGCCAGCGCCCGGTGGTCGTCGTAGGCCTCGCACATCCGCTCCGCGACGGCCAGCAGGGCAC
It encodes the following:
- a CDS encoding toprim domain-containing protein, with the protein product MRVVLVEGASDRAAVEVLARRLGAGPLEVVVLHGITNLRARLRDQTTGPDGVRLLHDAAESAHVERVLADAGPSAGEVRRFVCDADLEDELIRAVGVPAVLGIVEAQGERTAYDRMAQQPAQRDRTEHQRLRRWLGARSGHKLTYAALLAEAVPLDAVPAPLRDLLTDPDAGAAADPG
- a CDS encoding HNH endonuclease; the encoded protein is MTTLTGSVLLYNASFEPLGRVSFKHAVKMLVREVAVVHEAHPERMIGPYQWPRALRLVRYVATKWLYRPAGYTRHGVLARDRHRCAYCNGRADTIDHLLPRSRGGTWTWLNTVAACGSCNERKGNRTPAEAGMRLRLDPWHPTRAQVAAWS